The window TTCACGAACTCAATCGCCACATTATCGGCCAAGACAACGCTAAGCGTTCAGTGGCTATCGCACTGCGTAACCGCTGGCGTCGTATGCAGCTTGAAGAAAGCCTGCGTGTTGAAGTATCACCAAAAAACATCCTGATGATCGGCCCTACCGGTGTAGGTAAAACTGAAATTGCTCGCCGTCTAGCAAAACTAGCAAACGCGCCTTTCATCAAGGTAGAAGCGACTAAGTTCACTGAAGTGGGCTACGTAGGTAAAGAAGTTGAAACCATCATCCGTGACCTAACGGACGTTGCGATCAAGATGACGCACCAGCAAGCGATGGAAAAAGTACAATACCGCGCTGAAGAACAAGCTGAAGAACGCATTCTTGATGCCCTTCTACCACCAGCACGCGATGCTTGGGGTCAGAACGAGCAATCAACGGAAGAAACTACCTCTTCAAACACTCGTCAGATTTTCCGCAAGAAACTGCGCGAAGGTAAGCTAGATGACAAAGAGATCGAAGTTGATGTAGCGGCGCCACAAATGGGTGTTGAAATCATGTCACCTCCTGGCATGGAAGAGATGACTAACCAGCTGCAAGGCATGTTCCAAAACCTCGCTGGCGACACCAAGAAAAAGCGTAAGATGAAAATCAAAGACGCATTCAAAGCACTGACAGAAGAAGAAGCTGCGAAGCTTGTGAACCAGGAAGAGCTAAAAGAGAGCGCGATCTTCAACGCTGAAAACAACGGCATCGTATTCATCGATGAGATCGACAAAATCTGTAAGCGTGGCGACAGCTCAGGCCCAGATGTATCTCGTGAGGGTGTTCAACGTGACTTGCTTCCTCTTATCGAAGGCAGCACAGTATCAACTAAGCACGGTATGGTAAAAACTGACCACATCTTGTTTATCACATCAGGTGCATTCCAAGTGGCTAAGCCATCAGACCTGATCCCTGAACTGCAAGGTCGTCTGCCAATCCGTGTTGAACTTGAAGCGCTTTCTGCACATGACTTCAAACGTATTCTTACTGAGCCAAAAGCATCACTGACAGAGCAGTACATTGCCCTGATGAAAACAGAAGATGTCGGCATTGAGTTCACTGAAGATGGCATCAACCAAATTGCTGACGCAGCATGGCGTGTGAACGAAACTACTGAAAACATCGGGGCGCGTCGTCTACATACCGTCATGGAGCGCCTAATGGATGAGATTTCATTCGACGCAACAGACCGAGCAGGCAGCAAATTGGTAATTGATGAAGCTTATGTAATATCTAAGCTTGGCGAGCTCGTAGAAGACGAAGACCTAAGCCGCTTCATCCTGTAGCACAGGAAACTCCAACTTATTGCTCTATCTCAAAGAAATAGCAGCTAATAAGCGAATTCAAGGCCCACTTTCGAGTGGGCTTTTTATTACCCGAAAAATGGGCGTATACTCAAATCACAGTATGAAACGAAGACTTACAAAGAATTAGACCTACGATGAAACAATCTCTACTGATTTGGCTTGATGCCGCACGACCAAAAACTCTGCCTCTCGCACTTGTCTCTATTCTTACAGGAAGTAGTTTAGCGTTCGCCAACGACCAATTTTCTTTGTCGATAGCCCTGCTGGCATTTTTAACGGCCACGCTATTACAGATTTTGTCGAACTTAGCGAATGACTATGGCGATGCGGTTAAAGGCACGGATAACGACAAACGCCTAGGCCCGATGAGAGCCATGCAATCAGGCGCTGTCACCGCCCAAACCATGAAACAAGCGATCATTCTCAATATCGTATTTACGGTCATTGCTGGGTTGATTCTTATTTTTCATGCACTGAGCTCACTCGAAAGCATCGTATCTTTCATTGCGTTAGGTGTTTTAGCGATTGTCGCAGCGATTGCCTATACCGTCGGTAATAAGCCTTATGGTTATATTGGCCTTGGCGACTTGTCGGTGTTTATCTTCTTTGGCTTGTTAGGGGTTTCAGGTACTTACTTCTTACATACAGGTCATGTTGAGCCAAGCCTGTTCCTTCCAGCGCTAGGCTGTGGACTAATGGCGGTTGCCGTTCTCAACATCAACAACATGCGCGATATTGAAAACGACAGCGAATGTGGCAAACGCACCATGGCCGTTCGCCTAGGGCAACGTAAAGCTAAGCAATACCATTTCGCACTGCTTGGTTTGGCGCTTGCGTCTTTCGCCATCTACCTACTGATTCAAGAAAAACCGGTCTGGATTAGCCTACCGTTTTTACTCAGCATTATTATTGTGTACAAGCATGGCAAAGCCGTTTGGGAAACCGAAAAAACCGGCTCAGATTGCCCCAATGATGCCCGTTATTGTGAAATGTTCACTGGTGACTAATCTACTGTTTGCAGGGGTTGTCGTAGCTCAAACTCTATTGAGTTAATTAAGACTAATCATTGCAAAGGGATCAAGCACCGATATACTCAAAGTAAGCTCATTGTTCAAAAGGTATGCTAATGGAATACAACACTTCAGCACTGTGCGACATATATTTGGATCAAGTTGATGTCGTGGAGCCAATGTTCAGTAATTTCGGTGGACGAGCGTCATTCGCCGGACAGATCTCGACGATAAAATGCTTTGAAGACAACGCATTGATTCGGTCTGTATTAGAACAAGATGGTCTGGGGCGGGTGTTGTTGATCGATGGTGGCGGCTCACTAAGAAAAGCGCTGATCGATGCTGAAATGGCCCTACTTGCCGAAGACAATGAGTGGGAAGGTATTGTGGTTTACGGCTGCGTACGCGAAGTCGATGAGCTAGAAGACATGAACCTTGGCATTCAGGCTTTAGCGTCTATTCCCGTGGGTGCGAGCCAAGAAGGTGTGGGCGAATTAGACGTACCGGTCAACTTTGG of the Vibrio lentus genome contains:
- the hslU gene encoding HslU--HslV peptidase ATPase subunit, translating into MSEMTPREIVHELNRHIIGQDNAKRSVAIALRNRWRRMQLEESLRVEVSPKNILMIGPTGVGKTEIARRLAKLANAPFIKVEATKFTEVGYVGKEVETIIRDLTDVAIKMTHQQAMEKVQYRAEEQAEERILDALLPPARDAWGQNEQSTEETTSSNTRQIFRKKLREGKLDDKEIEVDVAAPQMGVEIMSPPGMEEMTNQLQGMFQNLAGDTKKKRKMKIKDAFKALTEEEAAKLVNQEELKESAIFNAENNGIVFIDEIDKICKRGDSSGPDVSREGVQRDLLPLIEGSTVSTKHGMVKTDHILFITSGAFQVAKPSDLIPELQGRLPIRVELEALSAHDFKRILTEPKASLTEQYIALMKTEDVGIEFTEDGINQIADAAWRVNETTENIGARRLHTVMERLMDEISFDATDRAGSKLVIDEAYVISKLGELVEDEDLSRFIL
- the rraA gene encoding ribonuclease E activity regulator RraA — translated: MEYNTSALCDIYLDQVDVVEPMFSNFGGRASFAGQISTIKCFEDNALIRSVLEQDGLGRVLLIDGGGSLRKALIDAEMALLAEDNEWEGIVVYGCVREVDELEDMNLGIQALASIPVGASQEGVGELDVPVNFGSVTFLPEDYLYADNTGIILSAEPLDVELDLDVEEEEVE